Genomic window (Sediminispirochaeta smaragdinae DSM 11293):
GCAATGTGACGATCGGCACGGTGCATCATCGCCAAAAGCTCCTCAAAGCGGAGTGTCGATACAGGCTTACGATTGAGCATGGAAAACCAACGATCGTCGGCTTCAAGACAATCCGTTCCGATATCCCAGCTCCAGAAACCGAGGCCTGCTCCCTCCATGGCAAGGTTTATTTTTTCCCGCTTCTTCTTGATATCAAGCACATCCCGAAATCGATGGAAGCTAAGTATCCAACGCATAGCCGAAGCCATGAGTCCCATGAGGCCCAAAGCGACCCAAAGAGCCCGATTCAGGTCGGCAAACTGATCTGAAGCATGAAAGATAAGAGCACCTGCCAGATACACGGGAATGATAAAAAACGGGTGGAGTAAGAAGATCGAAGAGACCAGCAGATAGCAGCTCATGAACAAAACCGAAGAAAAGAGAGAAAGCCCTGAGTAGTGGCAAAATAAGACCACCCAGGTAAAAAGAAGCAGAATCGAAACATGGAGGAGCGTATGTCCCCACTTCGCGGCATGACGGGGAGAGTGAAAAATGATGAAGCAGGAACCTAAGACCATGATGATAGATAGGAAAAGGACCGGAAGATAAAATATCACGGTGCTGCCGTCGAACAGGCAAAAAACAATCCAGATTAAAACGGAAAGATGTAAAAGGATGGAAAAATGGAAAAGAGAATGTGCATTTGTCTCACGATTGTAGGCAACAAACTCCCTCCGGTGTTGAGAATAGGGAGACAACAGTATTCGACATTCGGCAGTCAACCTGCTCAGCATCATAGAATCCCTGCGATTCTCCCTACATTGCCTATTTTTTCCATATGGTAAGATTAATGGATTATAGCGTAGTGTCAAGCACCTCACCGGCCGGGGAGAAGCGCTTCTATCCGCTCCCTAGGCTGGGGACCGACAAGGAATTCGGCTATCTTGCCATCTCGGACAAGTACGGTCGAGGGGGTTCCCATTACACCGAATTTCCGGGCCGTAGCCATGTCGTTTGAAATATTCACTTTAAAGACATTCTTTCTTGTAGAAGAAAATTCATCAAATAGGGGGGTCATAGGTTTGCAGGCGCCACATCCGTCGCTATAAAAATAGAAGAGAGCAGCTCCTCCGTTTTTCAGAGCCCGATCATACTTACCGCTTAACTCCGGAGCCGGTTTTCCCTTTTTCATCCTCATTT
Coding sequences:
- a CDS encoding thioredoxin family protein; translated protein: MNLLIGVLIAIGFFFVLQYGMVLKMRMKKGKPAPELSGKYDRALKNGGAALFYFYSDGCGACKPMTPLFDEFSSTRKNVFKVNISNDMATARKFGVMGTPSTVLVRDGKIAEFLVGPQPRERIEALLPGR